The genomic stretch CACAACATTGAAATCAATGTCAGCCTTCACATCTTCGATATAGTCCAAATCTAAATAGGTCTCACCCTCAATCAACCCCACCGAAATCGCCGCAACTTGGTGAATCAATGGCGAAGTTTCGAGTAAGCCCTGGTCCATCAGCTGAGCGATCGCATCCTGCAAAGCCACAAAACTCCCTGTAATTGCCGTCGTCCGCGTCCCACCATCGGCCTGCAACACATCAGCATCAATCAGTAACGTCCGTTCACCCAATAAATTCATATCGAGGGTCGATCGTAAACTCCGACCAATCAACCGTTGAATCTCCTGCGTCCGCCCCGACAATTTCATAAATTCACGCTGCTTACGATCGTGCGTCGAAGAAGGCAACATCCGATATTCTGCCGTCAACCAACCCTGACCTTGATCCTGTAACCAACGCGGCACCTTCTCTTGGATACTCACCGTACAGAGAACATGGGTATCACCACATTCCGCCAGCACCGACCCCGCGGCATGCTTCGTAAAATTATGCTCAAACCGAATCGGACGCAGTTGGTCACGTTGACGACCGTCGGGACGTTGCCAAGACATGGGAAGCAGTTCCTTACGACTTTAGAAAGCAGGATAACTTAGTTTGTCAGCGACAAATTGCGAAAGGCTGACAGGAATATTCATAAAACTTCAAACTGTCCCTTACACTGAGAAAGAAGATTTCTCGTATATCCCCAGAAAATTTAGTCATGCTTAGCGGAATGCTGTCCCGATTCAAAGCTCAGGTTTTATCTTGTCTAGTGGCGCTGCTATTGCTGCTCATACCCGTAATGACCCAGGCACAACCAGCCTATGCTGCTGCTTCAACAGCCGCCGCAGGCAGCTTATCCGACTTTGAAAATGGCAATCTCGACGGCAAAGACCTCTCCGGACGCGACCTCAATGGCGCCCAGTTCGCCAATGCCCGGCTCAAAGGCACCAAGTTTGACAAAACGAACCTAATTGGCGCGGTCTTCAGTACGTCAACGGTACGGGAAACAAGTTTTCAAGGGGCTGACTTAACACAAACGATCTTTGACCAAGTTCGCATCTTTGATACCGACTTTAGTAACGCAATTTTGGCAGATGCCATGCTACTGCGGGCTGAATTGACGAATGTGACAGTCGATGGTGCCGATTTTAGCGATGCGCTGCTTTCACCACTTCAAGTCAAAACACTCTGTGCCAACGCCAGCGGCACCAATCCCACGACGGGCATGGACACGCGCGAAACTTTGGGCTGCCGCTAGAGTCCTTGCCTTGCCGCTAAAGTAAGCATCAATCAACCGTAATCACGACCGGCCCAAACAGCGCCGTCCCAACCGACTAAATCGCAACGGGGACGGCGCTGTTTGGATTGCGGCGCTGTTTGGGCCGTAATCCAAGCCAGGGTGATACACTAAATCCCGATAAGATTTTCGTTATTTAGTCAGCATTTCGGCCCATTTATATTGCGGTCTTTGAACAACCGGACGTGCGGCTGGCACGTTGATCGAGCATGAATCAAACTTCCTCAATCGCGCGCGCAAACAACGTGCCCACTCGACAGCGCATTGGCATTATCGGTGGTGGACAATTGGCCTGGATGATGGCCGAAGCCAGCAAAAAACTAAATCTGGATTTGATTATTCAAACTCCCAAACAAAGTGATCCAGCGGCGGCGATCGCCAGTTCCCTCGTCCTTGCCCCCGTGGGTGATGCCACCGCCA from Romeriopsis navalis LEGE 11480 encodes the following:
- the rph gene encoding ribonuclease PH; the protein is MSWQRPDGRQRDQLRPIRFEHNFTKHAAGSVLAECGDTHVLCTVSIQEKVPRWLQDQGQGWLTAEYRMLPSSTHDRKQREFMKLSGRTQEIQRLIGRSLRSTLDMNLLGERTLLIDADVLQADGGTRTTAITGSFVALQDAIAQLMDQGLLETSPLIHQVAAISVGLIEGETYLDLDYIEDVKADIDFNVVMNEAGGIIEAQGTAEAGSFSRSQLNQIMDTAEAGIQTLMQLQKN
- a CDS encoding pentapeptide repeat-containing protein — its product is MLSRFKAQVLSCLVALLLLLIPVMTQAQPAYAAASTAAAGSLSDFENGNLDGKDLSGRDLNGAQFANARLKGTKFDKTNLIGAVFSTSTVRETSFQGADLTQTIFDQVRIFDTDFSNAILADAMLLRAELTNVTVDGADFSDALLSPLQVKTLCANASGTNPTTGMDTRETLGCR